The Planctomycetia bacterium genomic interval AATAGCCACCGCAGCCTGTTCGCCGCCTGCAGCATGGCGAAGTCGGGCGAGGTCATCGAACTGATGTTCAACGGCCGGCGCGACGAGCGGCCGATTCTGGTGCACAGTTTGAATCTCACGATTCGCGCCGCGCGCGGCTACTCGCCCGTCGTCGTGTTCCGACCGTCGACAAGCGTGCCGGATGGCACGCGCGCGATGATCTCGATCGCCGGCGGGCGATTGACCTTGGTCGACGTGGCCTGCGAATTGGAACTCGCCGCCGGCACGTCGGGCGGAGTGAGCACCTTGTTCGAATTGGAAGCCGCCGAAGGTCTGACGCTGCGGAATTGCTCGCTCACGGCGCGCGATCTGGCCTGGGACCGTGGCAGCCTGGTCCGTGCGGCGATGATCACGCTCACCGCCCCGGCGGTCATGAGCACGATGCCTCAGAGCGATACCGGCGATCTGATCGACGTCACGTCGATCGAGCTGGAACACTGCATCGCGCGGGGCGAGGCCACGTTCTTGTCCTCGCCGCAGCCGTGGCCCTTCGCCCTATCCTGGGACAACGGTCTCTTGGCCTTGAGCGGCCGGCTATTGGAATCGCGCGGCGCGCTGACCGGACTCGACGCCGGCGCCGAATGCGAGCTCGATTTGCGTCACCTCACCGCCATTGCGCCGCGAGGGTTGTGTCGCTTCATTGCCGACGGCCCAGCGCTGTCGTTCCTGCCGACCGAAGTTCGCCTGGTCGACAGTCTGGTGCAAATCTCCGGCGACGGAGCGCTGGTCGAGCATATCGGCCTGAATCCGCTCGCGCAGTCGCCCCAATCGCTGATCTGGCGCGGACAACGGAACGTCTACGATCTGCAAAACTTCTGGCGCACCGGCGCCGACGACGACATGCCATTCTCAGGCACCGACCGGGAATTCGGCGACTGGCTGGCGATCTGGAAAGAACGCGAAGCCCAGGCGCGGCAGACGGCGATCGCCTGGCAACGCACGACGCCCGCCACGCGCCCCATGCACCTCCGCACGACGAGCGATTACCTGCTCGATTCGGCGAACACGAACAACCGTGTCGCCGTCGCTGCCGCGAACGACGCCCGGGACCTCGGCATGGACGTGACGCTGCTCCCCACGCTCCCGCCGGAACCGACCGGAACGACGCTGCCCGCGGAGACGGTCATCAAGCCCCCGATGAGCAACGGCATGGGCGACATGATGCCATAGGGCTATCATGGCGACGTCACGACCGCTGGGACTTCTGCCGAGAAGGACTTCGCATGGCTGAAAAGAAGCTGCTGACCGCGCCGATCCCCACGGACAAGATGCCCCCGGCGGTGCCGTACATCATCGGCAACGAAATGGCGGAGCGGTTCAGCTTCTACGGGTTCGCGGCGATCCTCACGATCTACCTGAACCAGCACCTCGGCATGAGCGAGGTCGACGCCAAGGCGGAGTATCACGACTTCAAGTCCCTGGCGTATTTCTTTCCCTTGCTCGGCTCGCTGATCGCGGACGTGTTGTGGGGGAAGTACCGTACGATCTTCTACCTCTCGCTCGTCTACTGCCTCGGCCACCTCGTGTTGTCCGTGCAGGAGAATCGCTTTGGCGTCACCGCTGGTTTGTTCTTGATCGCATTGGGCGCCGGGGGAATCAAGCCCTGCGTCTCGTCAAACGTCGGCGATCAATTCGGACCGAAGAATGCGCACTTGATTCCCAAGGTCTATGGTTGGTTCTACTTCTCCATCAATTTCGGTTCCTTTTTTTCCACGTTGCTGACGCCGAAGTTGCTTTCAGGATTCGAACTGGGGTCTTTTAAGTTCGCCGGCAGCCCGGGCTGGGCCTTCGGCATTCCCGGCATCCTGATGGCCGTCGCGACGCTGGTCTTCTGGCTGGGACGTTACAAGTACGTCCATGTGCCGCCCGGCGGCACGGCCGTGGTCAAGGAGGCGCTCAGCGGCGAGGGCCTTCGCGCGCTTTCACGGCTGGCGATCTTGTTCGTTTTTGTCGCAATGTTCTGGGCGCTCTACGATCAGATGAGCTCCGCCTGGGTGCTGCAAGCGGTGAAGATGGATCGCGTGCTGTGGGAGGGTTTCGAAGTCGACGCCGCGCAAACGCACGTGTTGAACCCCGTGCTGATTCTCATCTTCATTCCGCTGTTCACGTACATCGTTTACCCGGCGATCAGCAAGATCTTCCCGTTGACGCCGTTGCGAAAAATCGGGATCGGCATGGTGCTCACCGCCGCGTCGTTCATGATCTCGGCCCACATCGAGAATCTCCTCGCCGCAACCGCCTTGGGCGCGCCAAAACCTTGGGTCATGTGGCAAGTGCCGGCCTACATGTTGATGACGGCGGCCGAAGCGATGATTTCCATCACCTGCCTGGAATTCTCCTATACACAGGCGCCGACGCGCACGAAGTCGATGGTGATGAGCGTCTATCTGCTGTCCGTCGCCCTCGGCAATCAGTTCACGTCGCTGGTGAACAAGTTTTATGGCGAATTGTTGACGGGCGCAAACTACTACTGGGTGTTCGTGGGCCTCATGCTCGCGACCTTCGCGATCTACGTGCCGTACTCCCTTACCTACCGCGGCCGGACCTACATTCAAGGCGAAGCTCCGGCCGATTCTGCCGATTCGACTTGATGCTTGCGGCCGATTTTGGTATTTCCCGGGCGCTGGGCGAGAGTTTTCGCCTGTGCTGAGCTTGCGCAGTTTCGCGCCCCGTTGGGAACGGAGTCCCGTATGGTCGGCCGAGGAATTATCGCCGTAGCGCTCATGGGATCGCTCGTCGCGGCGGACGTCGCCCAGGGGCAATCCACCGGCGGCACGATCACGCGCAGCGAGCCGTACCGTGGCAACGGCCTCCCGGAAACCGTCGTCGGCCCGCAATTCGGCGTACCGCCCGGCGGCGTGCCGGACGACATGGTCGTCGTGCTGGACGAATACGGCCCGCAAGTCGTGGAGGCCGGTCGCCTGCCTTTCGGGTCGAACACCGGCACGCAAAGCGGTCTCGGGATGTTCGGATCCCAGCAAACAGGCGGCGTCGGCGGGAGCGCGTATTGCGGCGGAGATCAAGCTCGCCAATATCGCTTTGGCGTCTTCGGCGAACTACTCTATCTGCAAGCCGGCGCGGGGGCGAATATTGAATACGCCGTGCCGGTATCAGGCATTGCCGCGTCGGCCCAACCCGTCGGCGGCCTAGGAACTTTGAATTCCGACTATCAAGTCGGCTTTCGTGCCGGAGGCATTCTGGTGCTCGATAGCACCGCCGCGGTGATCGGCACGTACACGCGTTGGGAGGGCACCACCTCCAGCGCAGTGAGCACCATGGCGCCCAACGTGATTCGCTCACTGGTGACTGCGCCGGGCCTGGCGACCACATCGCCCAACAGTCAGTCTGCATCGGCTGAATACGATATCCAGATGCAACTTGTCGATCTGGATTACCGCCGCGAAGTCTGGCGCTCGACCAACATCAGCCTGGACGGCATCGTTGGAGCCCGCTACGCGGAACTCACTCAAGCGTTTTCGGTGGATCAGGTCTTCGGTCCCGTGACCACGACCGTATCCTCCGACATCGACTTCACGGGCATCGGCCTGCGTGTCGGCGGTGAAGGGGAAACGCGACCCTTCGGCGGCGGCTTCTTGCTCTACGGCCGCGCGCTGCTCGACGTGTTATTCGGCAAGTTCGACGCGAACTACACACAGGCCAACACGCTGCCGTTGACACAGGCGTTCATCACCTTCGAGGAAGATCGCACGGTCCCCATCGCTGAATTGGAGTTGGGCGTGGGCTACAGCCTGCCGGTCTACTCGGTGCTTATGCGATTCACGGCCGGCTATCATTTTTCCGCCTGGTTCAACACCGTGACCACGAACGAATTCATCGACTCGGTCCAATCGGGCAGCTATCTGAACGCCACGGACACGCTCACCTTCGACGGCATCGTCGGTCGCCTGGAAGTAGTGTTCTAGGCAAGCCACGGCAACACTAGCGCCGTAGATATTCGCCCCACAGCGCATCGCTCACCAATAAACCTTCGCGGGTGAGCTGGAGCCGATCGTCTTGAATCTCTAGCAGTCCGTGCTTCAAGTGCG includes:
- a CDS encoding POT family MFS transporter, translating into MAEKKLLTAPIPTDKMPPAVPYIIGNEMAERFSFYGFAAILTIYLNQHLGMSEVDAKAEYHDFKSLAYFFPLLGSLIADVLWGKYRTIFYLSLVYCLGHLVLSVQENRFGVTAGLFLIALGAGGIKPCVSSNVGDQFGPKNAHLIPKVYGWFYFSINFGSFFSTLLTPKLLSGFELGSFKFAGSPGWAFGIPGILMAVATLVFWLGRYKYVHVPPGGTAVVKEALSGEGLRALSRLAILFVFVAMFWALYDQMSSAWVLQAVKMDRVLWEGFEVDAAQTHVLNPVLILIFIPLFTYIVYPAISKIFPLTPLRKIGIGMVLTAASFMISAHIENLLAATALGAPKPWVMWQVPAYMLMTAAEAMISITCLEFSYTQAPTRTKSMVMSVYLLSVALGNQFTSLVNKFYGELLTGANYYWVFVGLMLATFAIYVPYSLTYRGRTYIQGEAPADSADST
- a CDS encoding Lpg1974 family pore-forming outer membrane protein, yielding MVGRGIIAVALMGSLVAADVAQGQSTGGTITRSEPYRGNGLPETVVGPQFGVPPGGVPDDMVVVLDEYGPQVVEAGRLPFGSNTGTQSGLGMFGSQQTGGVGGSAYCGGDQARQYRFGVFGELLYLQAGAGANIEYAVPVSGIAASAQPVGGLGTLNSDYQVGFRAGGILVLDSTAAVIGTYTRWEGTTSSAVSTMAPNVIRSLVTAPGLATTSPNSQSASAEYDIQMQLVDLDYRREVWRSTNISLDGIVGARYAELTQAFSVDQVFGPVTTTVSSDIDFTGIGLRVGGEGETRPFGGGFLLYGRALLDVLFGKFDANYTQANTLPLTQAFITFEEDRTVPIAELELGVGYSLPVYSVLMRFTAGYHFSAWFNTVTTNEFIDSVQSGSYLNATDTLTFDGIVGRLEVVF